From a region of the Alnus glutinosa chromosome 1, dhAlnGlut1.1, whole genome shotgun sequence genome:
- the LOC133858589 gene encoding putative protein phosphatase 2C-like protein 44 — protein sequence MGLKDLHLMLKGLRLKRFLIGDGGSKKRKLKISRRPSWMMQVSHGYHVVEDQSFSSTGSDHEPESDSVVVQREQIDDLESWFFGVFDPQVGDDVTKYVRSHLFDRNPKETHIRRKSKETMRKAYLGARAKIRETQKADETSRAGSVSVLVINTEKLVTASMGNYRAVVCRNGVAREIGKRDQKSDKRYWSRRLFSVRKYLGKAAGTKQSKGSDLVVGAERIDSSTEFVILASTGIWEVMNNQEAVHLIGHIEDPQEAAECLAKEALVRRSRSSISCLIMRFD from the exons TCTCATGCTCAAG GGACTCAGGTTGAAACGCTTTCTGATAGGAGATGGGGGGAGCAAGAAAAGAAAGCTGAAGATTTCAAGGAGGCCTTCATGGATGATGCAAGTATCACATGGATATCATGTTGTTGAGGATCAATCATTTAGCAGTACTGGTTCAGATCATGAGCCTGAGTCTGACTCTGTTGTGGTACAGAGAGAGCAAATTGATGACCTTGAGTCGTGGTTTTTCGGAGTTTTCGACCCTCAAGTTGGAGATGATGTTACCAAGTACGTGCGATCCCATTTATTTGACAGGAACCCCAAAGAG ACTCACATAAGGAGAAAGAGCAAAGAGACAATGAGGAAGGCTTACCTTGGTGCAAGAGCAAAGATCAGAGAGACACAGAAAGCAGATGAGACGAGTAGAGCGGGTTCAGTATCTGTGTTGGTCATCAACACCGAAAAGCTTGTGACGGCTTCCATGGGAAACTATAGAGCTGTTGTCTGCAGAAATGGTGTGGCTCGTGAGATAGGCAAAAGGGACCAGAAATCAGACAAAAGATATTGGTCTCGCAGACTCTTTTCGG TACGCAAATATTTGGGCAAAGCAGCCGGCACTAAGCAATCCAAAGGCTCGGACCTTGTTGTTGGTGCTGAAAGAATTGATTCAAGTACTGAATTTGTCATCTTAGCAAGCACTGGCATATGGGAG GTTATGAATAACCAAGAGGCTGTGCATCTCATCGGGCACATAGAAGATCCACAAGAAGCTGCTGAgtgcttggcaaaggaggctTTAGTCAGAAGGAGCAGAAGCAGCATTTCTTGTTTGATCATGCGCTTTGACTAA
- the LOC133872905 gene encoding putative protein phosphatase 2C-like protein 44 — protein sequence MRLKDLHLKLKGLRQKSFLIGDGGSKKRKQKISMPPWIALLHGYRVVEDQSFISGSDEAEPEADSVVAHRERTEELELWFFGVSNAQVGDRVTEYMQSHLFDRNPKESQIRRKSEETMRKAYLGARAEIRETHKADETWRAGSVSVLVTNTGELVTASMGNYRAVVCRAAVAHEIGSRDQQSAKRYWSRRLISGNKQSKGLLVGAERIDAPTEFIILASTGIWEVMNDQEAVRLIRYIDDPQKAAEYLAYEALNRRSKSRISCLIIRFH from the exons ATGAGACTGAAGGATCTTCATCTCAAgctcaag GGATTGAGGCAAAAAAGCTTTCTGATAGGAGATGGCGGGAGCAAGAAAAGAAAGCAGAAGATTTCAATGCCTCCATGGATTGCATTATTACATGGATATCGTGTGGTCGAGGATCAATCATTTATAAGTGGTTCAGATGAGGCTGAGCCTGAGGCTGACTCAGTTGTGGCACACAGAGAGAGAACTGAAGAGCTTGAGTTGTGGTTTTTTGGAGTTTCCAACGCTCAAGTTGGAGACAGAGTTACCGAGTACATGCAATCCCATTTATTTGACAGGAACCCCAAAGAG TCACAGATAAGGAGAAAGAGCGAAGAGACAATGAGAAAGGCATACCTTGGTGCAAGAGCAGAGATCAGAGAGACACACAAAGCAGATGAGACATGGAGAGCGGGTTCAGTATCTGTGTTGGTCACTAACACGGGAGAGCTTGTGACGGCTTCCATGGGAAACTATAGAGCTGTTGTCTGCAGAGCTGCCGTGGCTCATGAGATAGGCAGCAGGGACCAGCAATCGGCCAAAAGATACTGGTCTCGCAGACTCATTTCAG GCAATAAGCAATCCAAAGGACTTCTTGTTGGTGCTGAAAGAATTGATGCGCCTACTGAATTTATCATCTTAGCAAGCACTGGCATATGGGAG GTTATGAATGACCAAGAGGCTGTGCGTCTCATCCGGTACATAGATGATCCACAAAAAGCTGCTGAGTACTTGGCATACGAGGCTTTGAATAGAAGGAGCAAAAGCAGGATTTCTTGTTTGATCATTCGCTTTCACTAA